The window GTCTGATCGCCATCGACCGGAAATGCGTCGACCTGCTGATGCCATCCAACCAGCATCACGCCGAGCGCAACAACGGACAGCCATGATTTCCGAATCATCATCGCGACGCAGCCTCCAGGGTCGGCCGGCGCAGTCCGAGCTTTTGCGCGGCCATCTGCAGAGCGACGATCAATTCCTCGGTGGTGCGGCGCAGCTGCGGGATATCGACATGCTGCAAATCACGCACGACCAGCAAATTCTTCAGATCCGAGATCTTTCCGTCTGCCGTATCGGCCAGCTTGCCGTCGCTGGCCCGCAACGAGGCGGCAAAGATCGTGTGGTAGGCAAAGTCGATGCCGGCCACGTTGTTGCGCATGTCATCCAGCGATGTGCCGCTGATCCGGGACTCGCCGCCGTCAGCCTTGCTCTCACCCACCTCGTAGGTCAGCCGCACCGTGCCGTCGAGAAGGCCCTGCGGGGTCAGCGGCATGTCGCGCAGTTTCTTGTGCAGATCGTCGAGATGCCCGACCAGCGCATCGGTTTCGCTCATCGCGTCCGTGCTCTTTGCGCCAAAAAGCTTGGCCTCGATGGCATGAAAGCCGGTGACGCCGTTCGGCCAGGCGTCGATCTGCTCGTCCAGCTCGGGAACGAAACCGGCGGTGAACACTTCCGACCGTTCCCAGCCGGCCCGCGCCGAAAGCCAAGCTTTCCTGGCTCCTGCCAGATCGCTGGCCGCCAATCGCGCACGTAAATCACGCACACCCGCCAGCGCCTGCCCGATTCCCTCGATCATGTAGGGCCGATAGCGCTCCGCCGCGTCATCAAGCGGCGCCGCACGCACCGGCTGCATGTGTCCCGCAAGCACAACGAACAGGACGCCGGCTAGAAATCCGGGACAACGGCGAATCATGATTCTCAAAACCCATCGGCAGCGCAGCGCAGGTGCTGCGACTGAGTGTCGCTGATGTGCAATATTGTCGCATTCCTTTGCTGTTTTGTGACGAGACGGTGTGCTCGACAGTTTTCACACCACCAAAAATTTTTATTTGACCGTGCTCGCGCAGCACCGAATGACCCGCGCAAGACGTCGCGTGCGCATCTACTTCCCTTATCATTTCAAACAGAAGGCTGACGCAGCGCGCGGCAACTGCGATTGCGAAATCCAGCGCCACCTCTGACTCACCTACACTGCGTGTCATCGCTCTGAAAAATTTTTCGCGCATGAGGTCAATGCCTGCGACCAAAAGACCCAAGCACTCAGTTTTCATCAAACCGCAATAAATGGGGCAAATCTCAATGCGCTTGCCAACACTTCTCGGATGCGTGTCGGTTCTGGCACTAGCAGCCGCGACGGCGGCCGTAGCGGCCGACGACTACCGCGGTCATGGTAACAATGACCCGCTCAACAACGACCCGCGCCGTGTGCACACGGCGACGCCGATCAAGCACCTGGTCATCATCTTCCAGGAGAACATCTCGTTTGACCATTATTTCGGCACCTATCCCAAGGCGCTGAACTTGCATGGTGAAACGCGGTTTGTGGCGTCACGCAACACACAGAAAGTCAACAATCTCGTCACGCCGCTGGATGTAAATCACGACTTCCGGCCGCTCAACGGCGTCGACCTGCTCAACCACAATCCCAACAATAACGCCGATGGACCTGTCGCGCCCAATAACACCGTGAAGAACGCAGCCGGCGCATCAAACCCGTTCCGGCTGTCGCCGTCACAAGCCCTCACGGCCGATCAGGGCCACTCCGAAGGTCCCGAGCAGAGCGCCTACAACAACGGCCACATGGACGGCTTCCCAGCCTTCGTCGGCCGCGGCGGCCCGCCGCCCACCGGAATCGGCACCAAGGCGCTGGTGATGGGTTATTTCGACGGCAACACCGTCACCGCGATGTGGAACTACGCCCAGAACTACGCCATCAATGACAATCACTACACCTCGCAGTTCGGCCCATCGACGCCCGGCGCTCTCAATCTGATCTCCGGACAGACTGATGGTTTCTCCTTCACCTTGAACGTGCTCGACGGTTCCGGCGGCATCATCAACGGCAACCAGGTGTATGCCGACACCTCGCATCTGCCGAGCCACCTGACCATGGTGGGTGACGACGATCCGATCGACGATGTCTGCTCAAATCCGAAGGGCGCGCAGGTCACGATGGCCGGCCGCAACATCGGCGACATGCTCAATGACCGCGGCCTCACCTGGGGGGCGTTCATGGGCGGCTTCGACCTGAGCCTCGTCAACGCCAACGGCACCACCGGCTGCCTGCGGCAGACCAACCCGGCAGCGCCCGGCGAGCCAGCCTCCACCTCGGTCGACTACATCCCGCATCACGCCTGGTTCCAGTATTATGCGTCGACCCGCAATCCCACTCACGCCCGCC is drawn from Bradyrhizobium prioriisuperbiae and contains these coding sequences:
- a CDS encoding alkaline phosphatase family protein — its product is MRLPTLLGCVSVLALAAATAAVAADDYRGHGNNDPLNNDPRRVHTATPIKHLVIIFQENISFDHYFGTYPKALNLHGETRFVASRNTQKVNNLVTPLDVNHDFRPLNGVDLLNHNPNNNADGPVAPNNTVKNAAGASNPFRLSPSQALTADQGHSEGPEQSAYNNGHMDGFPAFVGRGGPPPTGIGTKALVMGYFDGNTVTAMWNYAQNYAINDNHYTSQFGPSTPGALNLISGQTDGFSFTLNVLDGSGGIINGNQVYADTSHLPSHLTMVGDDDPIDDVCSNPKGAQVTMAGRNIGDMLNDRGLTWGAFMGGFDLSLVNANGTTGCLRQTNPAAPGEPASTSVDYIPHHAWFQYYASTRNPTHARPSSVQAIGHSMIPNTNKAEPANHQYDINDFFTTLKAGNLPAVSFLKAAAFEDGHAGYSDPTDEQHFIVRVVNALQKSPEWEDTAVVIMYDDSDGWYDHQMPPIVNPSFTTGDNLNGLGVCKDSNGSQQGIRTPTTPLNGAFGQPAYGRCGYGTRMPLLVVSPFAKRNHVDHTLTDQSSVLRFIEDNWLNGERIQPAGSFDTIAGSIENMFDFHGWDERGPRKLILDENTGAVVYASHGDDDHDHHDHDGHR
- a CDS encoding EfeM/EfeO family lipoprotein, translated to MIRRCPGFLAGVLFVVLAGHMQPVRAAPLDDAAERYRPYMIEGIGQALAGVRDLRARLAASDLAGARKAWLSARAGWERSEVFTAGFVPELDEQIDAWPNGVTGFHAIEAKLFGAKSTDAMSETDALVGHLDDLHKKLRDMPLTPQGLLDGTVRLTYEVGESKADGGESRISGTSLDDMRNNVAGIDFAYHTIFAASLRASDGKLADTADGKISDLKNLLVVRDLQHVDIPQLRRTTEELIVALQMAAQKLGLRRPTLEAASR